One Bythopirellula goksoeyrii genomic window, GAGCGGTCCTAGGTTCTGTCTTTTTCGCACTCTAAAAACAGAAGATATCCCAGGTCTCAACTCCATTTCTCCAGCCTTGCTATGCAAAATAATCCCTCCGAATCTACTTCTTTAGCAATCGTTCTAGCAGCGGGTAAAGGGACCCGGATGAAATCTGAACTCCCCAAGGTGCTGGTCCCCGTGGCAGGTCGGCCAATGATTCGCTACGTGATCGATGCCCTCAACGGGGCCGGGATTGACCGGATTCTCGTCGTTGTCGGATATCGGTCTGATTTGGTGCGAGCCGAACTGGCTTCAGAGCCGAACGTCGAGTTTGTCGAGCAAAAAGAGCAGCTGGGCACCGGCCACGCCGTGATGATGTGTCGCGACCAGCTTGCCCAGCACCGGGGGCCCGTCCTGATTGTGGCGGGGGATTCTCCGCTCTTGCAGGTCGATTCTGTGCGAAAGCTTCTGGAGAACTTTTCAGCCTCAGAGTGTGACTGTGTGATAGGAACTGTGGATAAAGAGGATCCCCACGGTTACGGCAGAATCGTCCGTGATGATTCAGGTAGGTTTATGGGAATCGTCGAGGAAAAGGACGCCACCTCTGACCAACAAGGAATTCGAGAGGTGAATGTCAGCACTTACGTATTCGATTCGCACCAACTAGTTGCAGCGCTGGAACAACTGACCGACAAGAATGCTCAAGGGGAATACTATATCACCGATTGCCCGGCAGCCATGCTGGCTGTCGGCAAGAATGTCGCTGCAGAGAAAGTACTACAACCCTGTGAGTCGATGAGCATTAACAACACGGATGAGTTGGCGCTAGTCGAGGCAGAACTTCAACGCATGGCCCCTGTAAAATAGGCATACTACGATGACTGATCTCAAGATTTTCAGCGGCAATGCCAACCTTAAGCTTAGTAAGGCCATCGCCGACTATTTGGGAGTCGGGCTCGGGAAAATCGCCTTGGGAGCGTTCCCAGACGGGGAAACTTCATGCAAGATCGAAGAAGATATTCGCGGTCGCGATGTCTACCTCATCCAGCCGACTTGCCCTCCTGCTAATGAAACACTCATGCAACTTTTGGTAATGATCGACAGTTGCAAACGTGCCAGTGCTGAACGTGTGACCACCGTAATTCCCTACTTTGGATACGCCCGACAGGATCGCAAAGACGAAGGTCGGGTACCAATTACGGCCAAACTGGTGGCAAATATCATCACTCGTGCAGGCGCGGATCGGGTACTCGCGATGGATTTGCATGCGGCTCAAATCCAAGGTTTCTTTGATGTTCCTGTCGATCACCTATACGCTGCCCCAGTGCTAAATGAGCATTTCTTGAAAATGAACATCCCCAGCGAGGACTTGGTAATCGCCAGCCCTGACGAGGGGAGCATCAAACGGGCACTCGGCCATGCCAAGCGGCTCGGCGGGGCAGTGGCCATTGTCGACAAGCGTCGCACCAGTGCCGAGAATACGACCCAGGAAAACGTGATCGGCGGTCCTGTCGACGGCAAGATTGTGCTGATGTTCGATGACATGATCAGCACCGCAGGTTCCATCTGCGGTGCAGCCAAGGTTCTACGGCAGCGTGGGGCACGTGAAATTCACGTTGCTTGCACCCACGCCGTGCTTTGCGGGCCAGCCGTAGAGCGACTGACTGCCGCAAATCTGAATAGCATCGTGTGCACGGATTCGATCCCATTAACCCCTGACCAATTGCTGCCCCAAACCAAAGTGCTCAGCATTGCCCCCCTGCTAGGTGAGGCCATCAAGCGAATCCACCGCAACGAGTCGATTAGCCGGTTGTTTCACTAGGAATACAGCAGACTACTTTTCATAGCCGTGGCCGGGAGGCCATGGTCCCACCTCCGCCAATCTCGTGCCTTCCTCCTCCAGTCATCGAAGAGTCAAAAATAGCCCAAACTCCGGCATTTCATGGGGTTGAAATTCTCCC contains:
- a CDS encoding sugar phosphate nucleotidyltransferase, with the protein product MQNNPSESTSLAIVLAAGKGTRMKSELPKVLVPVAGRPMIRYVIDALNGAGIDRILVVVGYRSDLVRAELASEPNVEFVEQKEQLGTGHAVMMCRDQLAQHRGPVLIVAGDSPLLQVDSVRKLLENFSASECDCVIGTVDKEDPHGYGRIVRDDSGRFMGIVEEKDATSDQQGIREVNVSTYVFDSHQLVAALEQLTDKNAQGEYYITDCPAAMLAVGKNVAAEKVLQPCESMSINNTDELALVEAELQRMAPVK
- a CDS encoding ribose-phosphate diphosphokinase, with translation MTDLKIFSGNANLKLSKAIADYLGVGLGKIALGAFPDGETSCKIEEDIRGRDVYLIQPTCPPANETLMQLLVMIDSCKRASAERVTTVIPYFGYARQDRKDEGRVPITAKLVANIITRAGADRVLAMDLHAAQIQGFFDVPVDHLYAAPVLNEHFLKMNIPSEDLVIASPDEGSIKRALGHAKRLGGAVAIVDKRRTSAENTTQENVIGGPVDGKIVLMFDDMISTAGSICGAAKVLRQRGAREIHVACTHAVLCGPAVERLTAANLNSIVCTDSIPLTPDQLLPQTKVLSIAPLLGEAIKRIHRNESISRLFH